The Anas acuta chromosome 12, bAnaAcu1.1, whole genome shotgun sequence sequence AGTAGGAACTGCTTGTCAGTAGTAACACACTAAATATTCTCTGAATTCACTAGAGGAGTTCTTCTTGTGTTGGTGGCTTACTTTGCTATTTATCTGAAGTATTTTGACCTTGAGGGCTGGTAACTccacaaagaaaaatctgagtttTCAGAGAGCAAATTCTAAACCTCTTATCCATTTATAGAATTATGAGGAAGGACAAAATCTGTATCCTGAACAATTTCTGTGTGACCAGCAAGATGATCATGCTGAAAAACATGCCAAGAATTGGAATGGCCTAcataatgaagagaaaaaatgtttatatgatGCTAAAGAAGATTACTGTAACCAGAACATTCAAGAGGATCCAGATAATGTCTTTCTTGGTAGAGATGGATTTAATGGTCCAAGGTGCTACCAACAGAACAATTTGTATCATCTTCCTGAAAACTTTAGACCATATACAAATGGCCATATACCAGAATTTAACTGtcaacaaagtaaaataataaacttCCCAGATGCTTCAAAGGAACATCTTAAGGTATTTCAGAATCTTACgtatttttctgtccttgtgAAAATTTTCATAGGTCTTTAGCTGCTGGTAAGTaatatttccaaatgttttcagTCTGTTATTATCAGGTAAAACAGCAATGGGAGGCTTCTGTGATCAATTTTGTGtatgaaaacaagaaagcatTAGATATCTAGgttttttgcatgtgtgtgaTACTTAGCTAGccaaaaagagcaagaaataaAAGTCCATGAGGTAGAATAAATGTGATGCACTTAAATGTGTGATGACTTTGTTGAAGTTGATGCCTCACCAATCTGCTAAAGCAGAAACCTTGATTGAAATTTCCATCTCAGTTGAATGATGTGTGCtgaatttcctttctgtgaagcagaaaggaaaaatattttaattgatgGAAAACTACAGTtgtagctttcatttatttgttcttatATATTGTCAAAACAGCAGTTTGTTGCATCTGAAGTTGTTAGTGGCCAGTCAGTGGAAACTTACAAAGTGACATATAAACCATACCAAAATGGAGTTCACCAAAAAAATCCAGTAACCCCGGaaggaatgagaagaaatgaaatgtttgaagATTTGCAGAATGAATTCTTGGGCAATGATGAAAGTAAGTGCTTCTTATTTAGACTTGAAATAAGATTGTGTGAAAAGTCCATTGGAAATCATCAGCAGAAAACCTATCGGTTTCAGTAAGTTTTAGAGAACCGTTAACAGTATTTTGagatatgtgtgtatatatgatcttttattttgttctgaactTATATTGGGATAgcctatttttatttgatttctttatttagaaatcagcttttctttggGGTATTTGAATTTCAGACTACTTAAATGTAGTATTGACTGGTGAGActgaacaacaagaacaaaaaaaccccaacacATTTTATCCTTCTGATGGCTTGATCTCAAGTTGTGTTGTGCTCTATGTCTCGATaatactggaaaacaaaaaagtgctCTACTGGATGAGTCATGCGTTGATCGATGCCAGATTGAGGCTTTTCTGTTAAGTCCACTTAATATGACAGAACTGCTTTGCTCGTTGTCCATCTTGAAAATTTACAGTTGCCACTAAACTGGGCCTGAATTCACATCATGCAAATATTTCTCTgggtttattattattgataGCTGGAGAATTGTAGGTGCTAACAATGAAATTCAAACCTAACAGAGCAACTCAGGTGATGTGAATCAAACATGGATAAAACATCATATACTGCTGTGGATTAATATTGAATTTGGCACTATGTGGAATAAATACCTTGGGGCAGTAATTACTTAAGAGCCAACCAAGTTGTGACCATTGACTGTGCTGACTTGTCAGAATACTGTATTTGAAATTTGGCAGATTCTTCAGAGAATATGCAGATTCTTCAGCTTCAAGCTCTAAATAAAGCAAGAGAAAGACAACTGGAAGAATTTAATGAAAAGCTAGAAAAGAGTGCACAGCAGATTAGGTATCTGAGTCATCAGCTTTCAATGGTCAAAGGTAAAATATTATACTGATCTCTGATTTTTAGATTTTATCCATATCTAGCAACTTTTTTATAGCGAACTTATTTATAATATCTAGCAACTATGATTTATGTAGCGTCTCTGCAAGTATCGATCATGTTTACAAGCTCAACTCAGGATTATGGAGATCTAACCCTCTCTCACAAcactattttaaagaaaattcccTTCATTAGTGCTTGGCTGCATAACTGTCTGAACTTACAATGCGTTGTTTCTCAAGACTACCATTGTATTTAAGAGTTCCCATGTGTTTGGCATCagaaatgctcagaaaaatgagaagtttGCAAAAGTAGTGTGCTAAAAgtacaaacaacaacaaagaacagGAGAAATGTGCCTTCCAAAGTGATCAGAGCTGTAGTGGAGATTAGTGGTTGTCttgttctcttgttttcttacagaaacaCGCTAAGAACTTACAGAATTAAGAATGTAATTTTTAGAGTGTCAGAGAGAGAAGACTTTGTCAACCACTTTGATGTCTTGACTGTTTCTGTGGGGGAATTACTTTGTTTCTCCCTTAAGAATTGTTAAGGAATGATGATAGTTCTGAGTGCTAACAGGATGGTTTCCACCTGACTTCTGAGGGTACAACATAGAGTGCTTCCAGCTATCAGAGGAAGAAAGTGGTTGCCAGATGGAGACTAACTGAACTTCTTTGTTCTGACTTCTGCTTGTTGCCTATAGTATAAGGGGGCTCACAGAATAGTTTTGTAGAGCTAGGGTACCGAACAGCCACATTCCGTGTTGTGGCTGCGTTTCTCATGCAATTACTATGTTTCTCTCTTCAGATGAAAAGGATGGTTTGGCTGTTAGCCTTCATGAATCTCAAAAACTCTATCAGAATGGAAAAGAACGGGAAGTGCATCTTGAAGGTCAAATAAAGGCACTTGAAACTCAAATTCAGACTCTTACTGCCAAGGAAGAGCAGgtactataaatatttttaaactgtttattGTAGAAGATCTCTACAGGATATTTGTAGTGCATTTgcattaaatacatatataattgcTGATCTCACAGCACACTGTTCATAATCCTTGCAGAAGCATGAATATATGGTGAATGAATGGAATGTATTGGTGGAAAAATAACTTGTATTAAAATCTAGGCAATATCTGAGGATTTTCAGCAACTCTTGCATGAAAAACTGATTTGACATACGGAATATTGGagcaaaggtaaaataaatgtaattggGAGCTACTCTAATACTCTTCCTACAGATAGTGAAGCAATCCAAAGTGGCAGAGGTAGCCATGGAAAGCATGCAGAAGCAGCTGCTAGAACTTCAGCGGTCAGATGCCCTTCAACGAGCCAGAGAACAGCATGATGCCATTATTTCAGCACTCAAGCAGAAGCATGAAAAGCAAGTATTGTCCTTAGAGCAGAACCTTGATGCTACAAAATCTGCACTCCGAGAGCAGGTGAGAAATTATTATAGGACACTGAGTGCTTTGCGGCAGAAGCTGCAGAACTCCACATCTCCAAAACTGCACTTCTTGGCCTATAATCCAAATATCTCCTTATGGAAGGTGTTTGCTGAATGGGAGGAAGATTCCATGTAAGTCTCAATATTATGAAGCCTGTGTGGTATGTGTTTGTAAACATTTCCAGGCAGTTGTAATTTGAAACTGTTAGTAGCAGATGCAGAAGAGGCTCTGTTTTACTGGGGGAAGCAAGAATTCAGTGTCTTAGCGTCCCTCTTGGGCTTTCATTCTGTGAGCAATCTTTTCTTAAATTGACTACCTAGGAATCTatccaggaaagaaaagaattaacCTTGTCACATAGTTATGCAACTTACTCTACGTCTTATATCATAAGAGTCCATCATGCTATTTAATATATTCAAACAATGTACTGTGAGCAGACCTTGATAAATTGTCATCTTCTTTCCCATGAAAGAAGgtctttctttccccttagGACTGATATTTTCTTCCAATGTCTTTTATGtgttacctctttttttttttcctgtatctggAGCTGTCCTGGATTGGTAGATGTTTataacatgaataaaaataataatttttcctaGAAAGAACTCTGCAAAAATCTAGGAGAGCATGTTAACCAACTGGAGAAAATGCTTGAAGAAACCAAATGtgaaaaaactgaaataataaatagattGACAAGAAGTCTAGAAGAAAGCCAAAAGCAGTGTGCAAACTTACTGCAAACAGGTCAGCCTTGTACTCATACCTTATCTTTTCTTGCAGATACGACTCAAATTTTTGAAGTATGAAACTGCAAATCTGCGTTCCTATTGAAATGGAATCAACAATTCAAATACAGCAGTAGCAGAATTAAAGCTCCTAATTTTGAGAAGTTTCAGTATAAACAGTGGTTTTCAACAGATAAGTCTTTGAGAAGCAAagatttgctgttttcttgtaCAGTAAAAGAACAACCCTGAATTGCCATTCAAAATTCAAATCTGAgagattttaatttgaaaataattgtttttgtaGCTGGAGGCTGGTTCTTGAGAATTTATATTAGTAGCAATAGTGTGTGGGatttttttgctgattttgtGTGTGACTTGTGCCTACCTTTAGAGACTGAAGTCTTCTAATAATTAGGTATGTCCTTTCTTAGGATCCAGACAtcttaagtaaataaaatgtctttcttaATGGATTACCACAGAATCAGAgagtatcctgagttggaaggacccacaaggatcactgagcccaactcctggctccgcacaggaccacccaaaaaagaAATCCTATGTCTAAAAGCACTGTCCAAATATTTAATGAACTCCAGCATGTTCTGCTTGAGAACTGTGTTAGTCTAGAAGAAAAGTCTCTAGAGAGAGCCTTTTCTAGAGAGaggatggaggggaaaaaacatattAGATCTGTACTATGTAGCATAAGTGATACATATGATAATTGGCCAATCACCATGACTTTTCTCCATGCTATGTTTATCAAATGCCTTAGACCAATAATAAATTAGCAAGCTCATAAAGCTAAACTCCTTGCCTGTGGAGGAGGTGAAAGAGGCCTGTTTTCTAAGATGGTCCTGTTTTTGCTAACTTCTGGCACAGCAAACATTTGGCAAATCTTGTTCCTGATgtcattaattttaaagtgactaaaatttttgaaaaaaacagtcaCCATAGTTCCcaaagtttaaaacaaattgcTGTTTAAATTGGAGAACTGTAGTAATGCAAGTTCACCTGTTTGATATAGTGAGAGGTATTCTTGCCtttgttctttgtattttgtattagCAAGttcagggaaagagaaagagtaACACTTATTACCAGAGTCAACATGGCTATTTTTAACAGTGATCTTTTTTCAGATTGCATAATCTTTCTTGCAAGTTTTTGATTtaccttttctctccttttttttttttcccctttgcaatAGGCTCAATACAGGAGACAAATCAGTTACGGTTTCAGTTGCAACAAGCTCAGTCTGCACATATGATAAGCAATAAAATGAACAAGGCTTTGCaggttaatttattttataaaatatgtaatgtttaatttgattttaatttggtttggattttaaaGGGAAGGGCGTTATAGCTAACAGGTTGGTGGTTGAAATTCTTATTCGTTTGTTGGGGAAGCTAGCACTCCCTTCAGTAAACAACTACTACTACTTTATCTTCCAGTATTGTGTCtggaactttattttttatttttgtaattaaaaccaTGGTGGGGAAGTATAACAGCAGAAATCATATCATACATCTGTCTAACTTGCTTCtgaaaaaagaatgtaaattcAGTGCCCTGATATAGGGGGCCTATAAGGATGTTTAGAGGTATTATCTTCTGAAACTTACCTTTTGCCAACAAGAGGGGATGCTAAGGAGTCCTCTAAAATATCAAtgcaaatctgtttttccagtTCAGCTCAGGTATTTGACTTCTCTAAACCTATCATCTTGAAGTAATGAATCCTAGTAGGTGCTAGAGTAATACATGTAAGCTTAATAGTCTTAATATGTTTATTTGTAGTTTCTTtgagtattattttttctgtctcttacTTTAAGGAAGAATTAATGgaactgaaagaagaaataacttTGTATGAATCTGCTGCCAAATTTGGAGTATTTTTGAATGATGCAGACGGAGAGCAGCATACAAACCTCAGTGATTCCTATGTAGatttgggaattaaaaaaatcacccagAAAAACTCAGGGTTCTGCAGGTATTAAATGATtcttactgaaagaaaaatctaaaatccCCAAGAAATTATACAAGTAACATGTGAGTTCGATTTCTTTAGTAAAAGATGGTGTTACTGGATCAATACGTAGGTTTTCTTGGTAAATACTTGAAATACTGCGTGTGTTGCCAGGTAATTTGGGAAACAGGAAACTGAACTAATACCATAAATTAGATGCCTAATTTCTGTTCAATAAATTTTCAGGTTTCATAAGGACTATGTTattgttcctttctttttggtgttttttctggAGCGAAGGGGAATTTGTAGAAATGAAATAGGTTTGTCTTCACGTTATAAGTTAGAAGCCTGTGCTAAGAAACAACACCCcctaaccattttttttatcaATTGCCTTGAGAATACGTTAGAAAGCATTTAACATATGCAGCAAAACTAAGGAGGACTTTCACTTATTATGCCTAGTCAGCATTGCATGGCATGTGAGAATAGCCTGGTGTTCATCAAGACTTGAACCCTGCTTTAAGTGTAGCTCTCTGTGGGTAAAATCCGGAATGTAGTAGAgaacattatatatatgtgtgtatctatatatacatatacacacacacatatatacatatatatattctatgatatatatatttgtgcaaTTGAACTGCATATGGAGTGCAACGTAACTTCTCAATAAGAAGCAGCCGTATCTTTGCCTGTGGAAATACTTGATTTTCTTGCTGGTTGTAGGGGTTATTGCATGGATACCTATTTACTCAAAGATTCTACATAGTTACTTAATGCccaagctgtttttaaaacaactaATCAAATTGTCTTGAAGTACTTTGTCATGTGAGAATGGATCTTTTGTggaaacatacagaaaatttgttctttctgctgttAATTGCAGCTTGATGAGAAAACATGGCTTTTGTATTCgtgttctttcattctttttcctcttgcatcTTAGAGTtgaacttctgtgtttttggtACTGTTAGTTGTTCTTCTGCTAGCACTACCTTTCAGATAAgtgtgttttgtcttttaaatgcTGATCTGGTTATGTCTTCCCTAACAGTATAATACAGAACAGAGGCATGGATGAAGAACTCTCTAAAGATGAAATTAttgtaaaattaaaagctgAATTGGAACGCTTATTGAGCAGtaataaaatgaagagaaaccAGATTACTCAATTACAAAATGATCTTAAGGATTGCCAGAAGACATTAGAGGAACTCAAGCAGTtgttgaaagcagaaaaagcatcaAAAGAGTCAGAGGTTTGTTCTTTTTACACGTTTTTAAGTCCTTGTAAAGATGTACTGGGTTTTAGCAAGCCAAATCACTTAAACTTACTATGAAAACAGGTCAAAGAATTTAATGAGAGCTATGGTCACAGCAATTAAGAAATCTGTCTTTGATCTTAAGGAAAATAGTCATTTTCATGATGACTTCTTTTGTATCCTTGATGAAAAAGAAACGACTTGAATAGCAGAACTTCGGCAGAATGTATAAGAACTGACCTAATAAGATATGATGGATTATTTGCTTGGTAACACTTAATAACCACTTTGCTTTTCTAGAAGAACTATATTTCACTGGATAAAGTAGGTTTTCTTTATCTCAAAAGACTTGTAATTTCTGTGAGAAAGCTGATGGTATCGTTGATGAGACATTAAATAGATTGCCTTCTCATTGCATTCACTCTCTTAATTTGATCAATCGTATTCTGGGCTGCATAAAAAGTGTGGCTAGCAGGTCCcaggaggtgattctccccctctgctccacTACTGGATGAAGTACTGCATCCAGCTTTGGGGCCCGCAGCACGAGAAAGGTGCAAACCTGTTAGAATGGGCCACAAaaatgctcagagggctggagcacttctcctatgaagaaggGCTGAGAAAGCTGGTGATTCCTAGCCCAGAgcagagaaggctccagggaaacCTTACTGGAGCCTCCCAAATATGTAAAAGGGAGCTcataagaaagatggagagacTTTTTACAAGGGTATGTAGTGATAGGATAAGGGGTAACTGTTTTGAATTGGAAAGAGGGTCGATTGAGGTTAGATGTAATGAAGAAATTCTCTGTTTATGAAGGTGTAGAGGTATGGGAACAGCTTGCCCCAGAAAGTTGTGGATGTCTCATCCTTgcaagtcatagaatcatagaacatcctgagttggaagggacccacaaggatcatgaAATTCAACTCTGAACAAGTCCATCCCAAAATCAAACTATATGTCTGAGAGTGCTGTGATTTGAGCAGCGTGGTCTAGTGGAAGATGTCCCTGCTCGTGGCAGCGGGTTAGACTAGATGATtttaaaggtcccttctaatgcaaaccattctgtgatccaTGAAAAATCACTGATACTACACCTCTCTTGACTGCTTAATTAACTTCCAACTATATGATGGGATttataatttctgcttttgtaatCTGTACATTGTGACTGGGATGTGGGACAGGAATATAGTATGTATGCTTCATAAGCATGCTCTCTTGATTGGATAGTAACGCTTGTTAAACTCAATGTTGAgtatatgctttttaaaaaatttgtaCTGTTGTTTCTCAAGGATAACAGTGATGTTGCAGTGATGCACTGCAATAATTTACTTcgggctttttgttttttagtttctATAAGTAAAATATTCAACATATTCAACAGCTGtaactgtttttaaagtatCAGTTTTCATAGCATATAAATCTTGAAAGTTAtcataaattttttttttttttttttttacttgtagGCAGTGAAGAATATAAATGATCCTTTGGTGGCCAATCTGTTAGTTCCTGATAATCTTAAAGAAGAAGTTTGGAGactcagaaaggaaaatgaaactttgCTGCAAGAAGTTCAGGTGAGACAAAAATGTtgtgtatttcatttaaataaaaaataaaagagccaAAGCCTGCATTATAAAAGGTTCCTTACAACTGGCCTGTTACTTGACTTCTCTTTGTCCAGAAACATACTTTGACTAttgaagaactgaaagaaaatgaggaaaaactgaaaaactcaAACCAGGATCTCTGCTGTCAGATGAGAAAGATGGTTCAAGATTTTGATGAGGATAAGCAAGAAGCACTTGACAGGTAGGTTGACTGTTAActctgtcttgtttttttttttttgtgatatttttatcCTCTGTGTGTGTACCAGCTGTTTGTGTGGAGGGGTCTGCACTGGAAATCtattttcttaaagaagaaacctttcttcttctgctttcttaaaGAAGAGCAGAACTCCATTTACAAGGGGGACTAAAgagtgttttcctttcctggaaCTGTAGGTGTGAAAGAACTTATCAGCGACATCATGAGGATATGAAAGCCCAGTTTGAGAAAGAGTTGACCGAGAAGTatgctgcagaaaaacagcagcttctACGAAGTCACGAAGAGAGGGTCTCACAGCTGAAGTAAGgcttttctctcccctcttctttATTGTCATTGTTCCTGAAGCATTCCTGCTCCTGTCTGGCCCTTGGTGCTAGTTATGCTTTTTATAAAACAGACTGAGTGTCCTGTGAGTGTAAAGACTGTTTGCTAATGAGTAATCTGTGTTGTGAAGGGCTACCATAGAGGAGCTGAACAGAGAGATGACTGCGGTGAAGGAATGTTACATAGCAGTCTGTGGTGAGAAGGACACCTTGGAAGCTACTTTAAGGCAGAAATTTgagcaagagcagcagctgaaagaagaGAAGGTACTACTGGACATACCTACACACCACTCTCAGTTcatcctgttttaaaaatgtaatgtgCAGGAGTGGCTTGAACTTTGTTTGGAGCAGAGCATTGGAAGAGATGCGGCCATATCAGCAAGATAAGCAGTGTGACCTATTGGTTGTTAAGTTAGCCTACTGCTGTGTTGTGTGGTTTAACAGTGGCAGTAACCCTTTCCAGTAGCAATGCCTTTTCCCGCAGGTGTCCTTCTTATAAAGTGGACTCCTGGAGACAATTCAGCCAGCAGCATGAGATATTGCAATCTCGAGCTTGTTTCCAAAAGACCTTAGTGACAGTGcaagttttcttctctttgtagAAACCTGATGTGCAAATGctgtgggtttttctttctttgtaagtAATAGCGAATGGAGTCTGCAGCATTGGTTAACAGTGTTGCTTTCCTGAAGCTATGAGCGCAGAATGACTGAAGGGAGGCCAGCTGTCTTGCTCGTCCAGCATAGCAAAGAGATGCAGCTGAAAAAGTGCTGGAAGATGCAGATGCTAGATAAGAGAATATTGCTTTAGAGCAATAGCCTGTAGTAACCTCTGATCTTGTGCCTTACTACACCTCTTTCTGAGAGCTGCCAGATCTCCTGTCCTAGGGGTTGTTGCTAAAGTCAGGCTCTAAAGAGTGTATAGTGCATCTCATGCATTCTCATTGCCTTGTACCAGAGCAATTTGGCAATTTGCTATATGTTGGAGAATGCTTCATCTGTggtgtgtttttattatttattgccacttttttttttttttggccaagcTCAAGAAACAtcttctagaagaaaaagaagagtctCTTAGCCTTCTGAGAAGCAAGCTTGAAGAGAAATACAGTGATTCTATgagagcagcaaagcagcagtggctgaaagaaaaaagagagcagGTTGAAAAGGAGGTTGCATTAGCCAAAGCCCactgggagaaggaagaaaaaaaggtgtggAGCTTTTACCTGGGGATTTCAAATGAAGCAACCAATTTATTTTGAGAAGGAGGacttgtatgtatgtatgtatgtacacTAGACTTACTCATTGTGCTTCTGCCATTTGAGGTGGGTGGTAAGGGTCTGCTGTTTCAGGCACTTCTGATGAAGTCAGTAGGTATGATGTATGCTTTGCAGAGTTAGACCTTGTAAAGCAGCATGCAGACCGTAATCACAACTATAACATGCTGGAGTTTTCCACACTAATTGGGTGATGATTGTTTATGCTTTGTATTGTTTGATTTGGTTATACTGAGAAAGTGCTTTTTTGTCTCCTTCCCCACAGAGTaaagctgggaggaggaagaaaaatcatctCCTTTACCAAACAGATAGTGGGAAGTGTGTATTTGGAGGGCACAGGGGAGTGGGAGAGCATGATGGGACCCACTGACTAAGAAGCACCTCAAAGCGTTAGGTTTTGatgcttttcagatttttcagacATATAGAGACATGGCTTGGAAGAACCTCGGTGCTCTCAGAGCATGGTTTTGGTGTTCCACTGTCAGGGAAGCTCACTAGTGTAAGCTGACTGTTGCTTGTTAAATGCCAGTGCAGGTGTGTTTATATTTGAATAATGGGCAAAttgtcttaaaaatgttttgttttgtttttcgtTAGAATATAGAACAAGTCATTGGAGAGATAGAAGGAGAATGGCAAAATAAGCTGGAAGAAGTGAGAAGAACTGTAGCTGACTGCAATGATTGTGGCAGTCAAACTGACAGAGTGACAGTAGTGGATGATGCTTCATTTAAAGAGTTAGCAAGGATCATTGCAGATCAGAAGCTGCAGATCAAGAAggctctgaaagaaaatatgtcCTCTGAAGAGCCCTTAAGAGAACTTGAAAtagaactggaaaataaatactgtaaacACCTTGCCATCcaggtaacaaaaaaaataattaaatttgcCTGGATCCTTTGTAACTGCCATGCACAACTTTCACTGCTGTGTGCAAGTAATAATAAAAACGTTCCTGGAGTGGTGACTGAAGCAGGCTCTTTACCCGCTTACAGGTAGAGGAAGCTTTAACCCAAGCTCGTGACAAGTGGCTGCAAGTATTAAGAGACCTCAGAGAGTACAAAGTAAATCTGAAGACAGACCAAGAAAAGTGTGAAAGGGAACACAAAGGGACTGCAGCAAAGCAGGTAGCTGAAAACACTTTCATTTGGGTGATGATATTCAGCTATTCCTTTACTTGAGGTACACTTAATAATTTACGCAGTTACGCTTTGATATGAATGCTGTGCTTGTTGATTGGGTCTGTTTTATGTGTTGATCAGTTAGCCCTGATTCTCTCAGCTGCCGAAgagaagtggaagaaagaaCACGAGAATACAGAGAGATCTGGAGCAAGAATGAAAGAACTGGAGGAAAAGGTGGTTTCTCtcaggaaggagctggagctaaagaaagaagaaatgcctGCGGCTATCAAAGCAGAACTAGCCAGAGCCCGTGCTCAGtggaacaaagaaaagcaagaagaaatctTGCAGATACAAGAGCAGAATGAGAGAGACTATCGTTTGTTCTTGGATGACCACAGAAACAAGATTAATGAGGTACTTGCCACTGCAAAGGAGGATCTTGTAAAGCAGAAGAACAGTCtctctgctcagaaagaggaggaaattaAGATGATACTGGACAAGAAGCAGCGGGAGTGGGAAGCTCAGGAAACAAAGAGACTTCAGGATGAGCTCAGTCGTTGTGAGGAGAAGATTCTGATTGAGCTTGAGCACTTATTGCAAGAAGTCCACGAAGAGCTAGTTGAGTGCGCAGCTAGTAAGTGTTCCTGGGAGGACAGGTGTTCTGATGCTCCTGATCAATTAAATAATCAGTGCAAAGGCAAACTGAAGGCATGCTTACAGAAGGCCTACAGAAGAACAGTTCACACAATTCTGGAAAAGGCCAAGCGAGAATGGAAAGAGGTAATTTTTCTGTAAGTGCGAAGTGCCACCCAGAAGAGGGTTTTGAGAAGTCAGATGACTTGTACCTACGTTTACTGGTAGGAAGAGTCCTTTAGACCTGTGAGGGAGGGCTAAGGCCGAGCTAGCAAGTGAAAAGGAAGAGGCTAAGCATATCTGTTAACACTCTCAATGTTTGAAGAAGAGGAATAGTAAGTTAGGAGCATTCCTTTTTAGTACTGAGGCAGATAAATTAAGGAGGTACACCTGCCATCTTAAGTCTGGGAGCCTGTTCAAAACTCATCATGTCCTGATCTGAGCTGCTGTCTTCAGTTCTTCTGCAGGGCTAAAGCATCAGGGATGCAATTATTAGGTCTACTGGTCTCCTTTGGgttgcttgcttttatttctgttaagtTAAAGCAATTAAGCAGTATGCTGTAGCACGCCTTTAGCTCTTCTTTgtgtggctctgtgctgggttTTCAAAGAGTGTTTTTCAATTGCAGAAACATGGAGAGCTACTGAGTAATGTCAGTCAAAATGCATACCCTAGCATGCCCCGAGGCACAG is a genomic window containing:
- the CEP152 gene encoding centrosomal protein of 152 kDa isoform X2, encoding MMSFSMEEESQGFVQVASFICVCLSLHEVVYDLLKCIWFVLLQLQQLLTDLPHDMLEDSGDQLSSYSDSSTHESEEQSVEPRKPDGRWNDHPLVVDPQNNYEEGQNLYPEQFLCDQQDDHAEKHAKNWNGLHNEEKKCLYDAKEDYCNQNIQEDPDNVFLGRDGFNGPRCYQQNNLYHLPENFRPYTNGHIPEFNCQQSKIINFPDASKEHLKFVASEVVSGQSVETYKVTYKPYQNGVHQKNPVTPEGMRRNEMFEDLQNEFLGNDENSSENMQILQLQALNKARERQLEEFNEKLEKSAQQIRYLSHQLSMVKDEKDGLAVSLHESQKLYQNGKEREVHLEGQIKALETQIQTLTAKEEQIVKQSKVAEVAMESMQKQLLELQRSDALQRAREQHDAIISALKQKHEKQVLSLEQNLDATKSALREQKELCKNLGEHVNQLEKMLEETKCEKTEIINRLTRSLEESQKQCANLLQTGSIQETNQLRFQLQQAQSAHMISNKMNKALQEELMELKEEITLYESAAKFGVFLNDADGEQHTNLSDSYVDLGIKKITQKNSGFCSIIQNRGMDEELSKDEIIVKLKAELERLLSSNKMKRNQITQLQNDLKDCQKTLEELKQLLKAEKASKESEAVKNINDPLVANLLVPDNLKEEVWRLRKENETLLQEVQKHTLTIEELKENEEKLKNSNQDLCCQMRKMVQDFDEDKQEALDRCERTYQRHHEDMKAQFEKELTEKYAAEKQQLLRSHEERVSQLKATIEELNREMTAVKECYIAVCGEKDTLEATLRQKFEQEQQLKEEKLKKHLLEEKEESLSLLRSKLEEKYSDSMRAAKQQWLKEKREQVEKEVALAKAHWEKEEKKNIEQVIGEIEGEWQNKLEEVRRTVADCNDCGSQTDRVTVVDDASFKELARIIADQKLQIKKALKENMSSEEPLRELEIELENKYCKHLAIQVEEALTQARDKWLQVLRDLREYKVNLKTDQEKCEREHKGTAAKQLALILSAAEEKWKKEHENTERSGARMKELEEKVVSLRKELELKKEEMPAAIKAELARARAQWNKEKQEEILQIQEQNERDYRLFLDDHRNKINEVLATAKEDLVKQKNSLSAQKEEEIKMILDKKQREWEAQETKRLQDELSRCEEKILIELEHLLQEVHEELVECAASKCSWEDRCSDAPDQLNNQCKGKLKACLQKAYRRTVHTILEKAKREWKEKHGELLSNVSQNAYPSMPRGTGETGDLVTPPLYGIGQQAETQRKLRCLPLQRTGTDGGNEKFLEALTAENCEVKAKLRDLGTPPRSLSDGGVSKPCTSCCSVKGLEEMRALYITTVSKIKSDMLNYIRGSKERAAAMIRAEVLRERQETARKMRKYYLTCLQQLLTDNGNCERAEKKIMNAAIKLVTMAKGLETPLRHTSQCKTTHSALLLNSDLPTGGEYSKSDGLSQSRLNHMESKSCGESITEKANDRVVHKRVPRDLRQQFDATQTETQHMLPETDASNIQNGNNTKNLVDFTRDHLLEFYPNEDGRREKYSPIINVNKPLLCATSNLGHQNTSPSAFRVKLDNMHALSLTDGLGVSEPSHQVLKNQNERLVLKEDECIPLCGNWKTTTGRTKNSDFHKISRRDESSCSEWNSVNGSQCLGSSNMPVVHPEQKPNANIQAKFVSCEESFSTADESVGGTWRELTNGHVKNLKVKNSSKFYSRGQMKTNPECTSFLRSDKSNSAVTQLNVLPNSNAQKCCEKYLEKNVMESPVSSVR